The following are from one region of the Hypanus sabinus isolate sHypSab1 chromosome 14, sHypSab1.hap1, whole genome shotgun sequence genome:
- the LOC132404384 gene encoding uncharacterized protein LOC132404384 isoform X2 gives MESILCPERLNLDPQDPEAALAFELWLACFQLYLEEVSATEPAVMHRILLSQVTLKVYSLIRDLLTYEEALDALKRQYLRPVNTAYARHRLARRRQRPGESSAEFLRALQTLVRTCDLQNAYGGTACGAASMRRPLLQESGSLPLGPPYRLG, from the exons atggaaagcattttatgTCCGGAAAGATTgaatttggacccccaagaccctgaagcagctcttgcctttgaactctggcttgcatgcttccaattatacttggaggaggttagtgcaactgaacccgctgttatgcaccgaattctccttTCGCAGGTCACcctgaaagtttactcacttatcagagacCTGTTGACCTACGAagaggcactggacgccctcaaaagacagtacctgcggccagtgaacaccgcctatgcaagacatcgcttagctaggcgacgacagcggcctggagagtcaagcgccgagtttctccgagccctacagacactcgtccgaacttgtgacttgCAAAATGCttacggcggaacagcatgcggagctgctagtatgagacggcctttgttacaggaatcag gaagtctgccactgggaccaccctaccggcttggctga
- the LOC132404384 gene encoding uncharacterized protein LOC132404384 isoform X1, with protein sequence MADTLEAALHNADAVQPRDTPPVPWTHQTPLPPVPMSEFANAAASRNSTNSPNPTTAAASHKPAQCYFCGPEKHPQKRCPAREATCSSCGKKGHFAKVCKSKPLAGSGSTACETWGPPSCMPGCGRPSLSASTCPAPDPPVLTRHQDGGSTLATVTLDQSARHQLARSMMDILVEGHRTSCLFGTCSTESFIDRDTVQCCGLVTRPVSQRVTLASGSYSTDIRVGCVATLVVQGTEYRDFALLVMPQLCAPVLLGLDFQSHLESVTMAYDGPLPPLTVRNP encoded by the coding sequence atggctgacacactggaggctgctctgcacaatgctgatgctgtccagccgcgtgATACCCCGCCGGTTCCTTGGACACATCAGACCCCGCTGCCGCCGGTTCCCATGAGCGAATTTGCcaatgccgctgccagtcgcaattccacgaactccccaaacccaaccacagctgctgccagtcacaagcccgcgcagtgttacttctgcggacccgaaaagcacccccaaaaacgctgcccggcccgagaagcgacctgctccagctgcgggaagaagggccattttgccaaggtctgtaagtctaaaccactaGCAGGGTCGGGCAGCACTGcgtgtgagacgtgggggccgccatcttgcatgcctggatgtggacggccatctttgtcggcatcaacatgccccgcccccgacccaccggtgcttaccagacaccaagacggcggttcaactctggccactgtaaccctcgaccaaagtgcccgacaccagcttgcaaggtcaatgatggacatcctggtggaggggcacaggactagctgcctgtttggcacgtgcagcactgagagttttattgaccgggacacagtgcaatgctgcggactcgtgacacggccggtaagccagagggttaccttggcttctgggtcgtattccacagacatccgggtgggttgtgtagcgacattggtggtgcagggcacagaatatcgggactttgcgctactggtcatgcctcaactgtgcgcgcctgtgctattggggctggacttccagagccatctcgaaagtgtgactatggcatatgacgggccccttccaccactcactgtcaggaatccttag